In one window of Puniceicoccaceae bacterium DNA:
- a CDS encoding Gfo/Idh/MocA family oxidoreductase — MNEKEASTPLSMNRRDFVKASAIGASAVALPSFLRSNPETGTSNREKLRIAIVGVGSKGIGPTVASVSENVVALCDVDKGLIQRQRSETGQRGVEFDKALRHHESNGAKWFQDYRIMFEEMTDQIDAVIISTPDHMHYPIAMSAINLGKHVYCEKPLTHTVDEARKLAAAAKKKGVVTQMGNQGHSLDGTRNVREWIQAGVIGDIREVHSWTDRPAVYWQQGLDQPDHSKAIPVIPEGLDWDLWQGVADRRAYDPAYVPFSWRAYVDYGCGALGDMACHIMDSAFWGLDLGSPTEIEAITTKMNNFSFPVSSVVTYQFPARGSMPPVTYKWYDGDLRPVIPEFLKDVEQLSQANFPSNGSLILGEGAAILTDTYSQRAQILPNDKFMELRSKLPPKTLPRIKASHLEEFYNAIKEGREASSDFSYAGPFTETVLLGVIAQRTGRKLRFDGSAGKFIGDDEANKLIAKDYPSGWILS; from the coding sequence ATGAATGAGAAAGAAGCCAGCACACCCCTGAGCATGAATCGCCGCGACTTCGTCAAAGCCTCCGCCATCGGAGCCAGCGCAGTTGCACTGCCATCCTTCCTTCGATCCAATCCTGAAACCGGAACCTCAAACCGTGAAAAGCTGCGCATTGCCATCGTTGGAGTGGGCAGCAAGGGGATCGGACCCACTGTTGCGAGCGTCAGCGAGAATGTGGTCGCGCTTTGCGATGTCGACAAGGGACTGATCCAGCGCCAACGCTCCGAAACGGGCCAGCGCGGAGTGGAGTTTGACAAGGCCCTGCGGCATCACGAGTCCAATGGAGCCAAATGGTTCCAGGACTACCGCATCATGTTTGAGGAGATGACAGATCAAATCGACGCCGTGATCATCTCCACGCCTGACCACATGCACTATCCCATCGCCATGTCCGCGATCAACCTGGGCAAGCATGTGTATTGCGAAAAACCCCTGACCCACACCGTGGATGAGGCTCGCAAACTCGCAGCTGCAGCCAAAAAGAAGGGGGTTGTGACTCAGATGGGAAACCAGGGGCATTCCCTTGACGGCACCCGCAATGTGCGCGAATGGATTCAGGCTGGTGTGATCGGCGACATTCGCGAAGTGCATTCCTGGACAGATCGACCGGCTGTTTACTGGCAGCAGGGACTCGACCAGCCCGACCACTCCAAAGCCATTCCGGTGATTCCGGAAGGTCTCGACTGGGACCTCTGGCAGGGCGTTGCCGACCGCAGGGCCTACGATCCCGCATACGTTCCGTTCAGCTGGCGCGCATACGTGGACTATGGCTGCGGTGCACTTGGCGACATGGCCTGCCACATCATGGACTCTGCGTTTTGGGGTCTGGACCTGGGTTCCCCAACCGAAATCGAGGCCATCACGACCAAGATGAACAACTTCAGTTTCCCGGTCAGCTCAGTGGTCACCTACCAGTTTCCCGCTCGTGGCAGCATGCCCCCCGTGACCTACAAGTGGTATGATGGCGATCTGCGGCCAGTCATTCCCGAGTTTCTCAAGGATGTCGAGCAACTCAGTCAGGCCAATTTCCCAAGCAATGGATCGCTGATACTGGGAGAAGGCGCCGCCATCCTGACGGATACCTACAGCCAGCGAGCGCAGATCCTGCCCAACGACAAGTTCATGGAGTTGCGCAGCAAACTGCCGCCCAAGACCCTGCCGCGCATCAAGGCCAGTCACCTCGAGGAGTTTTACAATGCCATCAAGGAAGGACGCGAAGCCTCTTCCGATTTCTCCTATGCGGGGCCGTTCACGGAGACCGTGTTGCTCGGTGTTATTGCCCAACGCACGGGTCGCAAGCTTCGATTTGACGGATCTGCCGGAAAATTCATCGGTGACGATGAGGCCAACAAACTGATCGCCAAGGACTATCCCTCCGGCTGGATCCTTTCCTGA
- a CDS encoding Gfo/Idh/MocA family oxidoreductase, which yields MNQTTDSGYQPFFINRRDFVKKSAMLGAAGLTLGAVAPLKAASGGSEINVAMIGTGAQGQVLLNSLKNIPGLRFVALCDIWDYNLKRGMSTLRATGQRPAVYENHQEMLEKEPSIDAVFVATPDFWHAPHTVDCLKAGKHVYCEKMMSDTLEGARSMVLAARESGKLLQIGHQRRSNPRYRFVLDRFVQRAELCGQIININGQWNRSLSASQDITIRKADLILPTEKLKQYGFNNMHEFLNWRWYKRLSGGPISDLGAHQIDVFNWFLGAVPTSVTASGGRDYFKNREHFDNVMSIFEYATPKGNARAFYQVLTTTSAGGGYFERFMGTEGTINISENPAFTKIYREPEVDLEKWKPLVSQGFLKQDAPATTATPAATTMDVRESAPLAAYDLPIVLNKPAHQPHVENFISAIKGEAELTCDGEHAYRDEYAIYHVNKAAETNERITFKPEDYLI from the coding sequence ATGAACCAGACTACCGATTCCGGGTATCAACCCTTTTTCATCAATCGCCGCGATTTTGTCAAAAAGAGCGCCATGCTGGGCGCCGCAGGCCTGACTCTGGGAGCCGTTGCTCCGCTCAAAGCTGCCTCGGGTGGAAGCGAGATCAATGTGGCCATGATTGGCACGGGTGCACAGGGCCAGGTACTGCTGAATTCACTCAAGAACATTCCGGGGCTTCGCTTTGTTGCACTGTGTGACATCTGGGATTACAATCTCAAACGGGGCATGAGCACGCTTCGGGCGACGGGCCAACGCCCTGCGGTGTATGAAAATCATCAGGAAATGCTCGAGAAGGAGCCGAGCATCGATGCCGTATTTGTCGCAACACCCGATTTTTGGCATGCGCCGCACACGGTGGACTGTCTGAAGGCTGGCAAACATGTGTATTGTGAGAAGATGATGTCGGACACCCTTGAGGGTGCGCGTTCGATGGTGCTGGCCGCTCGCGAGTCGGGAAAATTGCTGCAGATCGGCCATCAGCGCCGCAGCAATCCGCGCTACCGCTTCGTGCTCGACCGTTTTGTTCAGCGGGCTGAACTCTGTGGGCAGATCATCAACATCAATGGACAGTGGAATCGCTCATTGTCAGCGTCGCAGGACATCACCATTCGCAAAGCGGACCTCATTCTTCCGACGGAGAAGCTCAAGCAATACGGGTTCAACAACATGCATGAGTTTCTGAACTGGAGATGGTACAAGCGCTTGAGCGGGGGTCCGATTTCGGATCTCGGAGCGCACCAGATCGATGTGTTCAACTGGTTTCTGGGAGCAGTACCGACCAGCGTCACGGCATCGGGTGGGCGCGATTATTTCAAGAATCGTGAGCATTTCGACAATGTGATGTCCATTTTTGAGTATGCGACGCCGAAAGGAAATGCCCGTGCGTTCTATCAGGTGCTGACCACCACGAGTGCTGGTGGCGGCTATTTCGAACGGTTCATGGGCACCGAAGGAACCATCAATATCTCTGAAAATCCGGCTTTCACCAAGATCTACCGTGAGCCGGAGGTCGATTTGGAAAAATGGAAACCGCTTGTCAGTCAGGGCTTTCTCAAGCAGGACGCACCTGCGACAACTGCAACGCCAGCAGCAACCACCATGGACGTGCGTGAATCGGCCCCCTTGGCGGCATACGATCTTCCCATCGTCCTGAATAAACCTGCGCACCAGCCCCACGTGGAAAACTTCATCAGTGCCATCAAGGGTGAAGCGGAGCTGACGTGTGACGGTGAGCATGCCTATCGTGATGAATATGCAATCTATCACGTGAACAAGGCAGCAGAAACCAACGAACGCATTACTTTCAAACCTGAGGATTATCTCATCTGA
- a CDS encoding sugar phosphate isomerase/epimerase — protein sequence MSRKITLFTGQWADIPLADLLPQVKSMGYDGVELACWGDHFDVRRALQEDAYVEEKWKLLQANGLTCFSISNHLVGQAICDPIDERHKAILSPHVWGDGEPEGVRQRAAKEMADTARACRKFMDAAGANRTDAHEAFGRAVVNGFTGSSIWHALYAFPPTSQDYLDRGFKDFADRFIPILDVFESVNVDFALEVHPTEIAFDIASAQRALEAVKQHKRFGFNYDPSHLAYQGVDYVKFIRTFSERIYHVHMKDAWWGHGDGSVGVFGGHTDFGDTRRYWDFRSVGRGDIEFEDIIVALNDIRYAGPLSIEWEDGRMDRFHGAEESCDYVRDIDFPPNATTAFDAAFSSD from the coding sequence GTGAGTCGAAAAATTACCCTGTTTACGGGTCAGTGGGCGGATATCCCTCTCGCTGATCTTCTACCCCAAGTTAAATCCATGGGTTATGACGGAGTGGAGCTCGCCTGCTGGGGAGACCACTTCGACGTCCGGAGAGCATTGCAGGAGGACGCGTATGTGGAGGAAAAGTGGAAGCTGTTGCAAGCCAATGGTTTAACCTGTTTCTCAATCTCAAACCATCTCGTTGGGCAAGCCATCTGTGATCCCATTGACGAGCGACACAAGGCGATCCTGTCCCCGCATGTCTGGGGTGATGGTGAGCCGGAAGGCGTGCGCCAGCGGGCCGCGAAGGAGATGGCGGACACGGCACGGGCCTGTCGCAAGTTCATGGATGCAGCAGGTGCAAACCGGACAGACGCCCATGAGGCCTTTGGTCGTGCAGTGGTGAATGGGTTTACCGGTTCGAGCATCTGGCATGCCCTGTATGCATTTCCGCCGACCAGCCAGGATTATCTGGATCGCGGCTTCAAGGACTTCGCAGATCGCTTCATCCCGATTCTCGATGTGTTTGAAAGTGTGAATGTGGATTTTGCGCTCGAGGTTCACCCCACCGAGATTGCATTTGACATTGCCTCCGCTCAGCGAGCGCTTGAAGCGGTGAAGCAGCACAAGCGCTTTGGGTTCAACTACGATCCCTCCCATCTGGCCTATCAGGGAGTGGATTATGTGAAGTTCATCCGCACCTTCAGCGAGCGCATCTACCATGTGCACATGAAGGATGCATGGTGGGGCCACGGCGACGGCAGTGTAGGCGTCTTTGGCGGACACACCGACTTCGGGGACACCCGGCGCTATTGGGATTTCCGTTCGGTGGGTCGAGGCGATATTGAATTCGAGGATATCATTGTCGCCCTGAATGACATCCGCTATGCGGGACCGCTCTCGATCGAATGGGAAGACGGTCGCATGGATCGTTTTCACGGTGCCGAAGAGAGTTGTGACTACGTGCGCGACATCGATTTCCCGCCCAACGCAACCACCGCGTTTGACGCGGCATTCTCAAGCGACTGA
- a CDS encoding MFS transporter, with product MKNTPSQFFFASCLALVVTAMSFALRGGAMGFWTDEFTLTNEQVGWVTGTAFWGFTLAMIFGGPLCDLVGLKRISVFAFAGHVISILLTVFAWDFWSLYIGTLIFGIANGAVEAACNPLIATLYPNNKTTKLNNFHVWFPGGILIGAVMAYLMGNWGMGWRVWFAVLMIPSLIYGYKFMRLEFPKTERVQQGISTAEMFKACIRPFFLLMVACMFLTASTELGPGQWIPTILENAGVAGILVLAYINGLMALGRQFAGPVVHRLSPIGMLIGSAIFSALGLFLLSKSSGPIVFASATVFAVGVCFFWPTMLGFVNERFPATGALGLAIMGGAGMLSVSFILPVIGRFYDDGIAANLPDGQTVEALSAAPAGTELADIWAQVQNAAGMSALEAVALLPVVLFVIFTLIRLLDKKAKTSHESTEA from the coding sequence ATGAAAAACACACCTTCCCAGTTCTTCTTCGCGAGTTGTCTCGCGCTGGTCGTTACGGCCATGAGTTTTGCCCTGCGCGGAGGCGCGATGGGTTTTTGGACCGATGAGTTCACATTGACCAACGAACAGGTTGGTTGGGTCACAGGCACGGCCTTCTGGGGTTTCACCCTGGCCATGATTTTTGGAGGACCTTTGTGCGACCTGGTGGGACTGAAACGCATCTCTGTCTTTGCATTTGCGGGTCATGTCATCTCCATCCTGTTGACGGTCTTTGCGTGGGACTTCTGGAGCCTCTACATCGGGACCTTGATTTTCGGGATTGCCAATGGAGCAGTGGAAGCCGCCTGCAATCCGTTGATCGCAACGCTGTATCCGAATAATAAGACCACAAAATTGAACAACTTCCACGTGTGGTTCCCGGGTGGGATTCTGATCGGTGCGGTGATGGCCTACCTGATGGGAAACTGGGGCATGGGCTGGCGCGTCTGGTTTGCGGTTCTGATGATTCCGTCCCTGATCTATGGGTACAAGTTCATGCGCCTTGAGTTTCCGAAAACCGAGCGGGTTCAACAGGGAATTTCAACGGCAGAAATGTTCAAGGCCTGCATCCGTCCCTTCTTCCTGCTCATGGTGGCCTGCATGTTCCTGACCGCATCGACGGAATTGGGACCCGGACAGTGGATTCCGACGATTCTGGAAAATGCCGGTGTTGCGGGTATTCTGGTGCTTGCCTACATCAACGGACTGATGGCACTGGGTCGCCAGTTTGCAGGTCCGGTTGTGCATCGCCTCTCTCCGATCGGCATGCTGATCGGCAGTGCGATTTTCAGTGCATTGGGACTCTTCTTGCTGAGCAAGTCTTCGGGACCCATCGTCTTTGCCTCGGCAACTGTTTTTGCGGTTGGCGTGTGTTTCTTCTGGCCCACCATGCTCGGGTTTGTAAACGAGCGTTTTCCGGCTACGGGAGCACTGGGCCTTGCGATCATGGGAGGCGCAGGAATGCTGTCGGTGAGTTTCATCCTGCCGGTGATCGGACGTTTTTATGATGACGGCATTGCTGCAAACCTTCCGGACGGACAGACCGTTGAGGCACTGAGTGCGGCACCTGCCGGGACCGAGTTGGCTGACATCTGGGCGCAGGTTCAGAATGCTGCGGGCATGAGCGCGCTTGAAGCTGTTGCTCTGTTGCCAGTGGTCTTGTTCGTCATTTTCACATTGATTCGATTGCTGGACAAGAAGGCGAAGACCAGCCACGAATCCACCGAAGCCTGA
- a CDS encoding Gfo/Idh/MocA family oxidoreductase, with protein sequence MRIGIIGAGGMLAYHVKGFRKAGAEVSAIADLNLEAAQKAAAAHGVDEALGSVEALLEKPEIDAVSIIVPNKFHAAISMQALRAGKHVFCEKPPAMNVPEVEQMIQTASESGKTLMFNFNNRARPLCAALKAEIDSGRVGPINSAQAKWIRRRGIPGFGGWFTQKKLSGGGPLIDLLHMLDLALYYMGYPEPDCVVARTFDDFIQNHEFKGPWGIPDVQGVKNDVESAAHGVITFKDGQILTFQNSWAEMVKREEVSVCFQGKKAGGMVRRLFEVDGDDDTSVDEAELYVQENGEQADIPITGELDPEMGRVHSAANFVEAIEGRAAPLNELREALILMKVIDAAYASAKSGKPVSIE encoded by the coding sequence ATGAGAATTGGAATCATCGGAGCCGGCGGCATGCTGGCCTACCACGTGAAAGGCTTTCGCAAGGCGGGAGCCGAGGTCAGTGCCATCGCAGATTTGAATCTGGAGGCGGCACAGAAAGCCGCTGCGGCACACGGCGTCGATGAGGCCCTCGGCAGCGTGGAAGCGTTGTTGGAAAAACCTGAGATTGATGCGGTAAGCATCATCGTGCCCAACAAGTTCCACGCTGCGATTTCCATGCAGGCACTCCGTGCGGGAAAGCATGTGTTTTGTGAAAAACCACCTGCGATGAATGTGCCCGAAGTGGAGCAGATGATCCAAACTGCAAGCGAGTCTGGCAAAACCCTGATGTTCAATTTCAACAACAGGGCGCGCCCTCTCTGTGCTGCGCTCAAGGCGGAAATCGATTCGGGCCGGGTTGGCCCGATCAATTCCGCCCAGGCCAAGTGGATTCGTCGCCGGGGCATTCCCGGCTTCGGAGGGTGGTTTACCCAGAAAAAACTCTCGGGCGGAGGTCCGCTGATCGATCTCCTGCACATGCTGGATCTTGCGCTCTACTACATGGGATATCCCGAACCCGACTGCGTGGTTGCGCGCACTTTCGATGATTTCATCCAGAACCACGAATTCAAAGGTCCCTGGGGCATTCCCGATGTGCAGGGCGTCAAGAACGACGTGGAAAGCGCAGCCCATGGAGTGATCACCTTCAAGGACGGGCAGATCCTGACCTTCCAAAATTCCTGGGCCGAGATGGTCAAGCGGGAAGAAGTTTCCGTTTGTTTCCAGGGGAAAAAGGCGGGCGGCATGGTGCGCCGCTTGTTTGAAGTCGATGGAGACGATGATACGTCGGTTGACGAAGCCGAACTGTATGTGCAGGAAAATGGCGAACAGGCCGATATCCCCATCACCGGTGAACTCGATCCAGAAATGGGACGAGTACATTCCGCTGCAAATTTTGTCGAAGCCATTGAAGGACGAGCGGCTCCGCTGAATGAACTCAGGGAAGCACTCATTCTCATGAAAGTCATCGATGCAGCCTACGCCTCGGCAAAAAGCGGCAAACCGGTGTCGATTGAATGA
- a CDS encoding sugar phosphate isomerase/epimerase family protein — protein MKSTSLSRRSFLQKSATASMALGLLGSRMLLSAAPKPLPFRISLAQWSLNRAFFGGKLDPLHFAKIAREQFDIDGIEYVNQFFKDKAKDKAYLNQLNSIAADQGVTQVLIMIDGEGQLGDADATRRTQAVENHYKWIDAAHTLGCHSIRVNAGGEGSREQLADAVVDGLGRLSDYGAQAGINVIVENHGGYSSDGAWLANVIARVGKPNCGTLPDFGNFCIERTRKDDGSWQCTSEYDRYQGMIDLMPFAKAVSAKSHVFDAAGNEAHIDFHRIMKTVTDAGYHSWVGIEFEGPGEEMEGVRKTRDLLLRIREEMMA, from the coding sequence ATGAAATCGACATCCCTCTCCCGCCGTTCTTTCCTACAGAAATCCGCAACTGCCTCAATGGCACTGGGGCTGCTTGGCAGCCGCATGCTACTGTCAGCGGCACCCAAACCCCTGCCCTTTCGCATCTCGCTCGCCCAGTGGTCGCTCAATCGCGCCTTTTTTGGCGGTAAACTCGATCCGCTTCATTTTGCAAAAATTGCGCGGGAGCAGTTCGACATTGATGGCATTGAATACGTCAATCAGTTCTTCAAGGACAAGGCGAAGGACAAGGCCTATCTCAACCAGCTGAACTCCATTGCAGCAGATCAAGGTGTCACGCAGGTGCTCATCATGATCGACGGAGAAGGCCAACTCGGCGACGCCGACGCCACCCGGCGCACGCAGGCTGTCGAAAACCACTACAAGTGGATCGACGCCGCCCACACCCTCGGATGCCACTCCATTCGCGTCAATGCGGGCGGTGAGGGTTCGCGGGAGCAGCTTGCAGACGCGGTCGTGGATGGATTAGGCCGTCTCTCTGACTACGGTGCTCAAGCCGGGATCAACGTGATCGTGGAGAATCACGGCGGCTACTCCTCGGATGGTGCGTGGCTCGCCAATGTGATCGCGCGGGTTGGCAAGCCCAACTGCGGGACGCTGCCGGATTTTGGAAACTTCTGCATCGAACGCACTCGTAAGGACGATGGCAGCTGGCAGTGCACCAGCGAGTATGACCGCTATCAGGGCATGATCGACCTCATGCCTTTTGCCAAGGCGGTCAGCGCCAAATCACACGTATTCGATGCCGCCGGAAATGAAGCTCACATTGATTTTCACCGCATCATGAAGACCGTCACCGATGCGGGCTATCACAGCTGGGTCGGCATCGAATTTGAGGGTCCGGGCGAAGAAATGGAAGGGGTTCGCAAAACCCGCGACCTGCTCCTACGCATTCGCGAGGAAATGATGGCTTGA
- the carB gene encoding carbamoyl-phosphate synthase large subunit, with amino-acid sequence MPKRTDIKSILIVGSGPIVIGQACEFDYSGTQACKALKEEGYRVILVNSNPATIMTDPEFSDATYIEPLVPEVLEKIIAKERPDVLLPTLGGQTGLNLSLELANRGILEKYGVELIGAKKEAIEKGEDRELFKEAMLKIGLDVARSYRVSSIEQAREAAYELGLFPVIIRPSYTLGGAGGGIAYNKEEYEQMILRGLDISPVHEVLVEECLLGWKEYEMEVMRDCKDQCVVICSIENLDPMGVHTGDSITVAPAMTLTDKEYQVMRDASFACIREIGVETGGSNIQFSVNPETGRMVVIEMNPRVSRSSALASKATGFPIAKIAAKLAVGYSLDELKNDITRETPTCFEPTIDYVVTKVPRFTFEKFPGTDTTLTSSMKSVGEAMAIGRTFKESLQKALRSLETRANGFGAGGAFGDREPKDINVIKSGLSRPSAERIFWVRYAFLNGMTAEEVHRITFIDPWFLHQMQQLVEMENQLVKLRFNDLTPAVLRKAKEYGYTDTQIAHLVGSQRQKIRKLRENHGIFTTYRLVDTCAAEFEAFTPYFYSSYGDENEIVKSDKKKIMILGGGPNRIGQGIEFDYCCVHASFALRELGYESIMVNSNPETVSTDYDTSDKLFFEPLTLEDVLEIYSQQECDGVIVQFGGQTPLNLAAELVGYGINILGTSHQSIELAEDREHFKNVLDKIHIRQPVNRIARSPEEAYEMAGVIGFPILLRPSFVLGGRGMFIVYDIDELKRVVREVFDVAPGKPVLLDKFLEDAIELDVDCISDGETVVIGGMLEHVEFAGVHSGDAAMVLPPHTLSPAMLDKVREATVNLAKELNIIGLMNIQYAIKDDELFIIEANPRASRTVPFVSKAIGVPLAKLAAKVMVGHKLKDLGFTQEVIPPYYSIKESVFPFVRFPNSPITLSPEMKSTGEVMGQDRDLGMAFAKSQMAAQPELPLKGNVFISVKADYKPQAAELARKFTEMGFTVCATEGTAMAIEAAGVSVRRLFKLSEGARPNVVDVIKNGEIDIIINVPQGMLPRKDDDAIRREALNHNICMMTTLTSAYAAIDGIKALQTRPIEVCSVQEYHQQLGS; translated from the coding sequence ATGCCCAAACGCACCGATATTAAGTCCATTTTGATTGTTGGTTCCGGCCCGATTGTGATCGGTCAAGCGTGTGAGTTTGACTACAGCGGAACTCAGGCCTGCAAGGCATTGAAGGAGGAGGGTTACCGGGTTATTCTGGTGAACAGCAACCCTGCTACCATCATGACCGACCCCGAGTTTTCGGATGCGACCTACATCGAACCTTTGGTTCCGGAAGTACTCGAAAAAATTATCGCCAAGGAGCGGCCGGATGTGTTGCTGCCCACCCTGGGAGGACAGACTGGCCTCAATCTCTCGCTGGAACTGGCGAATCGGGGCATACTGGAAAAGTATGGAGTCGAACTGATCGGTGCAAAGAAAGAGGCCATTGAAAAAGGAGAGGACCGGGAGCTTTTTAAGGAAGCGATGTTGAAGATCGGACTCGACGTGGCGCGTTCGTACCGGGTGAGTTCCATCGAGCAGGCCCGTGAGGCCGCCTACGAGCTGGGACTCTTTCCGGTGATCATTCGACCGAGCTACACCTTGGGTGGTGCGGGAGGTGGCATCGCCTATAACAAGGAGGAATATGAACAAATGATCCTTCGGGGTCTGGATATTTCACCCGTGCATGAAGTGCTGGTCGAAGAATGTTTGCTGGGATGGAAGGAATACGAGATGGAAGTCATGCGCGACTGCAAGGACCAGTGCGTGGTGATTTGCTCGATTGAAAACCTCGATCCCATGGGCGTGCACACGGGAGATTCGATCACAGTGGCACCGGCGATGACACTCACCGACAAGGAATACCAGGTCATGCGGGATGCCTCTTTTGCCTGTATCCGCGAGATTGGTGTCGAAACCGGCGGAAGCAACATCCAGTTTTCGGTCAATCCGGAAACGGGGCGCATGGTGGTGATTGAGATGAATCCCCGGGTGAGTCGCAGCTCGGCCCTTGCGTCGAAGGCAACGGGCTTTCCCATTGCCAAGATTGCGGCGAAACTTGCGGTTGGCTACTCCCTCGATGAGTTGAAAAACGACATCACGCGCGAGACTCCCACCTGTTTTGAACCGACCATCGACTATGTGGTGACCAAGGTGCCCCGGTTTACGTTCGAAAAATTCCCGGGCACAGATACCACGCTGACATCCAGCATGAAGTCCGTGGGAGAGGCCATGGCTATCGGTCGCACGTTCAAGGAATCCCTGCAGAAGGCGCTGCGTTCCCTCGAAACCCGAGCGAACGGATTTGGAGCGGGCGGCGCGTTTGGTGATCGCGAACCGAAGGACATCAATGTCATCAAATCCGGCCTGTCACGCCCCTCTGCCGAGCGCATTTTCTGGGTGCGCTACGCGTTCCTCAACGGCATGACCGCCGAAGAAGTGCACCGCATCACCTTTATTGACCCCTGGTTCCTTCACCAGATGCAGCAGCTCGTGGAAATGGAGAATCAGCTGGTGAAACTCCGCTTCAACGATCTGACGCCCGCCGTGCTCAGGAAGGCCAAGGAGTATGGATACACGGATACACAGATTGCGCATCTGGTCGGTTCACAGCGACAGAAGATTCGCAAGCTGCGCGAAAATCACGGCATCTTCACAACCTATCGACTGGTTGATACCTGTGCGGCGGAGTTTGAGGCATTTACCCCCTATTTTTATTCCAGTTACGGCGACGAGAACGAGATCGTGAAATCGGACAAGAAGAAGATCATGATTCTCGGAGGAGGGCCGAATCGCATCGGTCAGGGCATCGAGTTTGACTACTGTTGTGTGCACGCGTCATTTGCCCTGAGGGAGCTGGGTTATGAGTCGATCATGGTGAACTCCAATCCGGAAACCGTGTCGACTGACTACGATACTTCGGACAAGCTCTTCTTTGAGCCACTCACCCTGGAGGATGTGCTCGAAATCTACTCCCAGCAGGAGTGTGACGGCGTCATTGTCCAGTTTGGAGGCCAAACGCCACTCAATCTGGCCGCCGAGCTGGTTGGGTATGGCATTAATATTCTGGGCACGAGTCACCAGAGCATCGAATTGGCAGAAGACCGCGAGCACTTCAAGAACGTGCTCGACAAGATCCACATTCGCCAGCCCGTCAACCGCATTGCCCGCTCTCCTGAGGAAGCTTATGAAATGGCGGGTGTGATCGGGTTTCCCATCCTGCTGCGGCCCTCTTTTGTGCTCGGAGGGCGAGGCATGTTCATTGTTTACGATATCGATGAACTCAAGCGCGTGGTGCGTGAGGTTTTTGACGTTGCACCTGGCAAGCCGGTGTTGCTCGACAAGTTCCTTGAAGACGCGATTGAACTCGATGTGGACTGCATTTCCGATGGAGAGACTGTCGTGATTGGCGGCATGCTTGAGCATGTGGAGTTTGCGGGCGTGCACTCCGGTGATGCGGCAATGGTGTTGCCGCCGCACACGCTGTCTCCGGCAATGCTCGACAAGGTGCGTGAAGCGACTGTCAACCTGGCCAAGGAGCTGAATATCATTGGGTTGATGAATATCCAGTACGCCATCAAGGACGACGAACTGTTCATCATCGAAGCGAACCCACGCGCCTCCCGCACGGTACCATTTGTGAGCAAGGCGATTGGTGTCCCGCTCGCCAAACTCGCTGCCAAGGTGATGGTGGGACACAAACTGAAAGATCTTGGTTTCACTCAGGAGGTCATTCCGCCCTATTATTCCATCAAAGAATCCGTCTTCCCATTTGTGCGTTTCCCGAACAGCCCGATCACGCTCTCTCCGGAAATGAAGAGCACGGGTGAAGTGATGGGACAGGACCGGGATCTGGGCATGGCGTTTGCCAAATCGCAGATGGCCGCCCAACCCGAACTTCCGCTCAAGGGCAATGTCTTCATCTCAGTCAAGGCGGACTACAAGCCTCAGGCGGCCGAACTTGCCCGGAAATTCACCGAGATGGGATTCACGGTCTGTGCTACGGAGGGAACGGCCATGGCCATTGAAGCAGCTGGCGTGTCCGTGCGTCGCCTGTTCAAGCTCAGTGAAGGGGCGCGTCCGAACGTGGTGGACGTGATCAAGAATGGAGAAATCGATATCATCATCAATGTTCCGCAAGGCATGCTGCCCCGGAAGGATGACGACGCGATCCGCCGCGAGGCGCTCAATCATAACATCTGCATGATGACGACGCTCACCAGCGCGTATGCGGCGATTGACGGAATCAAGGCCCTGCAGACGCGTCCGATTGAGGTGTGTTCGGTTCAGGAATATCATCAGCAACTGGGTTCCTGA